The following are from one region of the Candidatus Zixiibacteriota bacterium genome:
- a CDS encoding PilZ domain-containing protein, protein MIVADEEKQQTIRRSASQALLVYDLQTELPLGQILDMSARGMKIMTEIPITVYRMYYCRMPLEKKINGKREVFFDAECRWCRKNEETSWFNAGFKLRYPTNADAEIVRELVRSWMIDRVEKFNPHSAPVRRKGRLLHKIMAVNVW, encoded by the coding sequence ATGATAGTTGCTGACGAAGAAAAACAACAAACCATCAGGCGCAGTGCCTCGCAGGCGTTGCTGGTCTATGATCTGCAGACCGAACTGCCTCTCGGGCAGATTCTCGACATGTCGGCCAGGGGTATGAAAATCATGACCGAAATCCCCATAACGGTTTACCGGATGTACTATTGCCGGATGCCACTCGAGAAAAAAATCAACGGCAAAAGAGAGGTGTTTTTCGATGCTGAGTGCCGCTGGTGCAGGAAAAACGAGGAAACCAGCTGGTTCAACGCCGGGTTCAAACTTCGTTACCCGACCAATGCCGATGCCGAAATTGTCCGGGAACTGGTCCGTTCCTGGATGATCGACCGGGTTGAGAAATTCAATCCTCATTCGGCGCCGGTCCGCCGGAAAGGCCGACTCCTGCATAAGATCATGGCTGTCAATGTCTGGTAA
- a CDS encoding cysteine hydrolase, with product MTSYVNSRNLSSRAKIWLKQVKPYNRDNLKPNRSRAVLIVIDMQKFFLDPTSSSFTCGGLPIIPNVQRLITLFRQIRRPIIYTRHVHDAKGIDAGIMKWWWDDMCIAGTPESEIHDDLAPCPGERVIIKHRYDAFYNTGLETVLRGLKIKDIIITGIMTNMCCESTARGAYYRDYRVFFPVDATGTVTEEMHTASLLNLAFGFAVITNTPNLVRQIGR from the coding sequence ATGACATCATATGTAAATTCCAGAAATTTATCTTCCCGAGCTAAAATCTGGCTCAAACAGGTCAAACCATATAACCGGGATAATCTGAAACCGAACCGATCCAGGGCTGTCCTGATAGTAATCGATATGCAGAAATTTTTCCTAGACCCGACTTCATCATCGTTCACCTGCGGCGGCTTGCCGATTATTCCCAATGTTCAAAGACTTATAACGCTTTTCCGCCAAATCCGGCGGCCAATTATTTATACCCGCCATGTGCACGATGCCAAGGGAATCGATGCCGGTATCATGAAATGGTGGTGGGATGATATGTGTATTGCGGGAACGCCGGAAAGCGAAATCCATGATGACCTGGCTCCCTGCCCGGGAGAGAGAGTAATTATCAAACACCGTTACGACGCCTTTTACAACACCGGCCTGGAAACCGTTTTACGCGGTCTGAAAATAAAGGATATTATCATTACCGGAATAATGACCAATATGTGTTGCGAATCCACCGCCCGCGGGGCCTATTACCGGGACTACCGGGTCTTTTTCCCGGTCGATGCAACCGGGACTGTCACCGAGGAGATGCATACGGCCAGCCTGCTTAACCTGGCATTCGGTTTCGCCGTTATTACAAACACGCCCAATCTGGTTCGGCAGATCGGGCGGTGA
- a CDS encoding bifunctional transcriptional activator/DNA repair protein Ada, whose protein sequence is MNQTLPDNKVLYKALVEKDSTYDGIFVVGVKSTGIFCRPTCNARKPKIENVEFFRTPKEALQRGYRPCKLCHPLGYKDRIPDWLVPLLKEIDSDPSIRLKDSDLIGRGLEPNRVRRWFKKHHDMTFQAYLRSLRIGLALGRIKQGDKVIEAAFNSGYESLSGFTNYFKKTFGRSPANSKNKQIISVTRILTPLGPMIAGVVDKGICLLEFADRRMIETQFKRLRRALDAEIIPGPSPLFDKLDLQLKEYFEGRRRNFEIPLVIPGTEFQRKVWEVLQTIPYGTTRSYREQAGLLGRPEAIRAVARTNGDNRIAILIPCHRVIGSDGQLTGYGGGLWRKRYLLDLEKAALKQQENHNI, encoded by the coding sequence ATGAACCAAACCCTGCCTGACAATAAGGTTCTTTACAAAGCTCTGGTGGAGAAAGACAGCACCTATGACGGTATTTTTGTGGTCGGAGTTAAATCGACCGGAATATTCTGCCGTCCGACCTGCAATGCCCGGAAACCGAAAATTGAAAATGTCGAATTTTTCCGAACCCCGAAAGAAGCACTTCAGCGTGGTTACCGGCCCTGCAAATTGTGTCATCCGCTGGGATATAAAGACCGAATCCCCGACTGGCTGGTCCCATTATTGAAAGAAATCGACAGCGATCCCTCGATCAGACTTAAAGATTCGGATCTTATCGGGCGCGGTCTGGAACCGAACCGGGTTCGGCGTTGGTTTAAGAAACATCATGATATGACCTTCCAGGCCTATCTTAGAAGTCTTCGCATCGGGTTGGCTTTGGGCCGTATCAAACAGGGCGATAAGGTAATTGAGGCGGCTTTTAATTCCGGTTATGAATCGTTGAGCGGTTTCACCAATTATTTCAAAAAGACTTTCGGTCGCTCTCCGGCCAACAGCAAGAATAAACAGATCATCTCCGTAACCCGGATCCTGACTCCGCTGGGACCGATGATTGCCGGGGTGGTTGATAAGGGGATCTGCCTGCTGGAATTTGCCGATCGGCGGATGATCGAAACCCAGTTTAAACGACTGCGCAGGGCTCTTGATGCTGAAATTATCCCCGGGCCATCGCCCCTTTTTGATAAACTGGATTTGCAATTGAAGGAATATTTCGAAGGCCGACGAAGGAATTTCGAGATACCCCTGGTGATTCCCGGAACCGAATTCCAAAGAAAAGTGTGGGAGGTTTTGCAAACGATTCCCTACGGGACAACCCGATCTTATCGGGAGCAGGCCGGGCTTCTCGGCCGTCCTGAGGCGATCCGGGCGGTCGCCCGGACCAACGGTGATAACCGGATCGCGATATTAATTCCCTGCCACCGCGTTATCGGAAGCGACGGGCAATTGACCGGCTATGGAGGCGGGTTATGGCGGAAGAGATATCTGCTTGATCTGGAAAAGGCGGCTTTGAAACAGCAAGAAAACCATAATATCTGA